The Periophthalmus magnuspinnatus isolate fPerMag1 chromosome 17, fPerMag1.2.pri, whole genome shotgun sequence sequence CGTTATGTGAAGTATACGAGACGCATGCAAAAAtaccttttataacaaagacagtggcattattaaatcaaaatggcaTGTATTTTCTAAAAGCAAATTTCAGCCTTTATTTGGTTTGTATtttacaaattataataaaatgataatttcaTACGTCACCTACTCAGTTGGCTTGTGTAGCCTGAATTGATGTGGACTGAAGTAGAATAAAgtgaagaaaaataataaatgaggaaaaaatgttTATCTTTAGCATTATGTTTAACTCGacagaaaggattttttttcctcttcacaTGGATAATTTGGGGACTTTTTCATCCTTGATTATAAAATCTAGTGGGATTTTTTGGATTAATGTAAATTTGCTGTTTTAGTTGTTTACGATTTGAGAGCAGCCCTGCTGAAGCTGGAGTCCAGAGTTGCTGTGCTGGAGAAGAGCCCTGCTGTCCCATGTGCCAAGGTAACACTGATAAGAACTACACAGACCATGATCCTTATTCCATTTCTGTGAAGCTAACATCCATAAAAGTACTGTCATTTAGCATGTTTTTTGTCCCAATCTCTTGAAATGGCGCATAAGGACACTATTTACCATAAAGCCTTACAGTGAGTTCTGGGTACAGTAtagtcacatatacacacatttaagtTGTTCAGTTCATCCTTAGTTGCTTCATTTTCCCttttaatgaaataattacatttttagtttaacagtaaaagtactttcATGTTAATGATACAAGAagcaaaaatacagtttattctgcctgttttttaatgatttgtAGAGATTTACATAAGTGACTTTTAGTGTtgtcaatactaaaatttccaactcaatttcagtactaaggaatagatgccagttccgataccatgatgataataataataataaaaaactgtattttctcagacaataaaatgtgattttcaatattaaataatgGTACTTACCACGTGGCATTATATTTGtgttatccctcagtcgtccaggtaggttccattgtgatccatgggtgtatactaatcTATGTGGTTCTAGTCTATTGTACTCcttttgatacagctcaaggtcattctaaagctattcggCACAGCTTAATTTttatcctgtgaatgtgacttttttttttttaattattattattatcgatactcatttgagcaggtatcaaaaGGTATCTAGTTtgaatagtagttttagtatcgattagtatctgatattcgatacttttgacaaccctagtttcTTCAGGGATTGAGAAACCCTGGCATTTTGTATCTTAACCTATTTAAATAATTTGCCCTCGTGTCCTCTAGGCGGGCCCAGTTCAGGCAGCTCCCGTGCAGCAAAAGAAGGTAGAGAATGGAGCCAAGGCCGCTTCGGAGGATGAGGATGATGACCTGGACCTGTTCGGTAGCGACGAGGAAGACGAAGAGGCAGAGCGCGTCAAACAGGAGCGACTGGACGCCTACGCCGCCAAGAAGGCCAAGAAACCTGCTCTCATTGCAAAGTCCTCCATCATCCTGGACGTCAAGCCTGTAAGTAACCAAACCTTTAGCATTTTCACTTAAGCAGTAAGAAATAAGATAGTAGGAAGCACATAAAGGAGAAGATtgaaagaaggggagagataAATAAGGTAGGGATAGGCATGCGTATGGTGTGGTCGTACACAAAACTATAAACTTACCTtcatttaattatacttttggaAACCATAGCATTGAGATATTGAGCAGTATATGTTGGAAAATATTGTGCCATggctaaaatgtgcttttagaaaatttatttggaaatgtaagtctttttttgtacatttttgcacAAGTTGGGCATAACACTGACCACCTGACAActttatttaatataaaaatagtaTTAATATTACTATTAGAAGCCTCATGAGCTATTAATTTTTgctttttaccattcaaaagatgcatttcattttaaattcttTGTCACTATGCTTATGGtccttatttttcattattctgaaaccaaaatgacaaatatttactTGCTACCTATTGTATACCACTTACTAACCGGCATTAAAAAGAGTAAAGTTATTCTTGATGACTTATGCCATATTACTTGTTTTCCAGTGGGATGATGAGACAGACATGGCAAAGATGGAGGAGTGTGTGCGCTCTATACAGATGGACGGGCTCTTGTGGGGGGCATCCAAACTGGTCCCGGTTGGATACGGCATCAAGAAACTGCAGATCAACTGTGTGGTGGAGGACGATAAAGTGGGCACAGATATCCTAGAGGAGGAGATCACCAAGTTTGAAGACCATGTAAGTATTTATATTAAGGCTTGGCAGGCATCATTTaaagtgcactttgtaacttttcttgtggagggcCAGCATCCAGGTAGATGTTATTtagatgtttcacagtatggctggcattaaacttgctaATCTTGTAtgtattcaattataggtgtctagaataccttgaaaaacatgcatttttactacatgtagggttgcctctccatagatctaatGTAACTAAGTCACATGGTAGAAAGTGTTTTGCCTGGGATGTACTACAgaaacatcaccatggagaaaagcataGTGACCTTTAATGCGAAGAAGAGTATTAAACTCCTTTTATAATCCTAAAGTAATGGTGGAGTTTGGGTATATTGGTACAACTGCTTGCAGGCACACTCAATTTAAAAGTAGTTGGTGTTGGTACTTTTTTGTTCAAAGTGAGCAAACACTCAATTGCTTGTAACATAATGAGTCTAAAACTATTAGACATTAAGAAAATCCATTGCCAATTTCAGAATAAAACGTACTTTAATTACCATACATATTGGCACAATTATTAACTTGTGGTTCTTGTCTGCAGGTCCAGAGTGTAGACGTCGCCGCCTTCAACAAGATCTAAAGTCCATCCACTGTTGCACAGTTAATAAAATACTATGCAATGAGCACAATTTCTGTGTTAAGTTGTTTGTTACAGATTATGCACAATTAGACTGTTAAACACAGCTTTTGATTGGATTTAATGTAGAGAAGTGGGTACAGTTAAAATTTTAAGATCAACTTTCCAAAAGTATTTTTAGAGGTAGTCCATGAGCTT is a genomic window containing:
- the eef1da gene encoding eukaryotic translation elongation factor 1 delta a (guanine nucleotide exchange protein) isoform X5; translated protein: MKGLQCLTADNIWFDKHRYDDAERRYYESLSGHVPQQQHQSSSHAAAGDQELISRMKSLEVENQSLHKVVYDLRAALLKLESRVAVLEKSPAVPCAKAGPVQAAPVQQKKVENGAKAASEDEDDDLDLFGSDEEDEEAERVKQERLDAYAAKKAKKPALIAKSSIILDVKPWDDETDMAKMEECVRSIQMDGLLWGASKLVPVGYGIKKLQINCVVEDDKVGTDILEEEITKFEDHVQSVDVAAFNKI
- the eef1da gene encoding eukaryotic translation elongation factor 1 delta a (guanine nucleotide exchange protein) isoform X4, with product MKGLQCLTADNIWFDKHRYDDAERRYYESLSGHVPQQQHQDREASAILDEIAMSRQTIQTSLDRAKSALQQAKGKPKRQHRNSSSHAAAGDQELISRMKSLEVENQSLHKVVYDLRAALLKLESRVAVLEKSPAVPCAKAGPVQAAPVQQKKVENGAKAASEDEDDDLDLFGSDEEDEEAERVKQERLDAYAAKKAKKPALIAKSSIILDVKPWDDETDMAKMEECVRSIQMDGLLWGASKLVPVGYGIKKLQINCVVEDDKVGTDILEEEITKFEDHVQSVDVAAFNKI